The genomic window GCATCAATCCAGCCGAGTTCAGAAAGAGAATCAAGGAGCAGAGCCTCAAGGAACAGGTTCTGGGGAGCGAAGTCTACTACCGCATCCGGGTTTCGACCGCGGAGATCAAGACCTTCTACGAAACCAACCGGGAACAGTTCGATCGGCCCGAGCAGGTGCGGCTCCAGGAAATTCTGATCGCTTCCAACGGAAATGATCCGTCCGAAGTCGAGCAACGCAGGAAAAAGGCCGAGGAGGTGCTGCAGAAGGCCAGGGGCGGAGAGGTGTTCGACGACCTGGTGGCCCAGTATTCCGAGGGACCGGCCGCCAAGATGAGGGGTGACCTGGGATTCTTCCGTAGAGGAATGCTCCTGAAGGAGGTCGAGGATATAGTCTTTTCCCTGCGGCGGGGTCAGATCACCGATATTTTGGAGGGCCAGGGCGGATTCCGCATCTTCAAGGTGATCGAAAAAAACACCGCCGGCATTCAGCCCCTGGACATGGTCAAGGATCAGATCCGCAACAAGCTGGTCGAGGACAAAGCGCTCCCGGCTGTCCGGAAGTATATGGAGACGCTGCGCCGCCAAAGCTATATCCGCCTCAAGGAAGGCTACGTGGACAGCGGCACCGAGGTGGAGACCGCCTCTGCCGACGGAGATCAGCCGGCCGGCGACGAACTCCCTCCAGCAGCCTTCGAGGGCAAGCAGAAGAAGTAGGCTCCCACCTCTCCACCCGAATCCATGCGGTTGGATTTGTTCCTGAAAAGGTCCCGCCTGATTCCCCGCCGGGCCCTGGCTCAGCAGGCCTGCGCAGCCGGAGCCGTCTCGGTCAACGGGCAGGTGTCGAAGGGAGGCAAGTCGATCAAGGTCGGGGATGTGATCGAGTGCCGGAAGAGAAATGCAATCTTGAGGGTGAGGGTGGCTTGCTTGCCCGGCTCGGATCCCCGAAGGAACCAAGCGACTTCGCTTTATGAGATCCTGGGGAGCGCTGAAGCTGACCGGCAGCGGTCATCGTGATCCCGGCTCCTGGAGTCGAGCGCTACCTGCCCTCAGGGGCCTCGGCCCCATCCTGCCGGTTCCGGCTCTCCGTACATTCATCCACCAGATAAGCGATCGACTGATAGGGAATGTCGGAGTGCGTCGACAGGCCGATCTCGCAGGTCTTGCTGGTGGAGTAACCCCTCGAGCAGCCTGACGGCAGGGAGGTCTTCAGGGGGCCGAGAGCAGACGCGGTCAACTCGGGGTGACTG from Acidobacteriota bacterium includes these protein-coding regions:
- a CDS encoding peptidylprolyl isomerase encodes the protein MKPRISHGVLAGVLLLSGSSLALAETTIFEEIICRVNNDIITKSEYQEAANLLKLRVQRQQKLSGEALAQAVREGEKDLLKNMIEERLLVQKAVELGMTADTDVIKYLDRLRNENNLPSIEALEQEMRGQGINPAEFRKRIKEQSLKEQVLGSEVYYRIRVSTAEIKTFYETNREQFDRPEQVRLQEILIASNGNDPSEVEQRRKKAEEVLQKARGGEVFDDLVAQYSEGPAAKMRGDLGFFRRGMLLKEVEDIVFSLRRGQITDILEGQGGFRIFKVIEKNTAGIQPLDMVKDQIRNKLVEDKALPAVRKYMETLRRQSYIRLKEGYVDSGTEVETASADGDQPAGDELPPAAFEGKQKK
- a CDS encoding S4 domain-containing protein: MRLDLFLKRSRLIPRRALAQQACAAGAVSVNGQVSKGGKSIKVGDVIECRKRNAILRVRVACLPGSDPRRNQATSLYEILGSAEADRQRSS